In Camelus bactrianus isolate YW-2024 breed Bactrian camel chromosome 28, ASM4877302v1, whole genome shotgun sequence, a single window of DNA contains:
- the ZC3H8 gene encoding zinc finger CCCH domain-containing protein 8 isoform X1 has translation MMDFENLFSKPPNPALGKKPITDSDERIDGEIDGTEVEETQEEKIKWKVKLECEQIPKKFRHFGNSTSPKNLQHRKSRSKDYDVYSDDDICSQESEDSFAKELQQYIQAKEMANVAQSLSLPEESVKKEGAKNTQKGKAVKQKNKNKNLKKNGKQKKMKRKWPGAGDKGPNASLRNRGSQEQDGKPKEKQQPVIMSQGFINQHTVQRHGKQICKYFLERKCIKGDQCKFDHDAEIEKKKEMCKFYVQGYCTRGENCLYLHNEYPCKFYHTGAKCYQGEYCKFSHAPLTAETQELLAKVLDPEKKSS, from the exons ATGATGGATTTTGAGAATCTTTTCTCCAAACCCCCCAACCCGGCTCTCGGCAAGAAACCCATCACGGACTCTGACGAAAG AATCGATGGTGAAATAGATGGTACAGAAGTTGAAGAAAcgcaagaagagaaaataaaatggaaagtaaAACTGGAGTGTGAGCAAATTCCCAAAAAA TTTAGGCACTTCGGAAACTCCACCTCACCAAAGAATCTGCAGCATAGAAAATCAAGAAGCAAGGACTATGACGTGTACAGTGATGATGATATCTGCAGTCAGGAATCAGAAGACAGTTTCGCTAAAGAGCTTCAGCAGTACATACAAGCTAAAGAGATGGCAAATGTCGCTCAGTCCTTATCACTTCCTGAAGAATCTGTGAAGAAAGAGGGAGCAAAGAATACTCAGAAAGGTAAAG ctgttaaacagaaaaataaaaataaaaaccttaaaaagaatggtaaacagaagaaaatgaaacgaAAATGGCCTGGTGCTGGAGACAAGGGACCAAATGCTTCCCTGAGGAACCGTGGCTCACAGGAACAG GATGGTAAACCTAAAGAGAAGCAGCAGCCTGTGATAATGAGCCAGGGATTCATCAACCAGCACACAGTACAACGCCACGGAAAgcagatttgtaaatattttcttgaaaGGAAATGTATTAAG GGAGACCAGTGTAAATTTGACCATGATGCAGagatagagaagaaaaaggaaatgtgtaAGTTTTATGTGCAAGGATATTGTACCAGAGGCGAAAACTGTCTGTATTTGCATAAT GAATATCCTTGCAAGTTTTACCACACAGGAGCAAAATGTTACCAGGGAGAATATTGCAAGTTTTCACACGCTCCACTGACTGCCGAAACACAGGAACTATTGGCTAAA
- the ZC3H8 gene encoding zinc finger CCCH domain-containing protein 8 isoform X2 codes for MMDFENLFSKPPNPALGKKPITDSDERIDGEIDGTEVEETQEEKIKWKVKLECEQIPKKFRHFGNSTSPKNLQHRKSRSKDYDVYSDDDICSQESEDSFAKELQQYIQAKEMANVAQSLSLPEESVKKEGAKNTQKAVKQKNKNKNLKKNGKQKKMKRKWPGAGDKGPNASLRNRGSQEQDGKPKEKQQPVIMSQGFINQHTVQRHGKQICKYFLERKCIKGDQCKFDHDAEIEKKKEMCKFYVQGYCTRGENCLYLHNEYPCKFYHTGAKCYQGEYCKFSHAPLTAETQELLAKVLDPEKKSS; via the exons ATGATGGATTTTGAGAATCTTTTCTCCAAACCCCCCAACCCGGCTCTCGGCAAGAAACCCATCACGGACTCTGACGAAAG AATCGATGGTGAAATAGATGGTACAGAAGTTGAAGAAAcgcaagaagagaaaataaaatggaaagtaaAACTGGAGTGTGAGCAAATTCCCAAAAAA TTTAGGCACTTCGGAAACTCCACCTCACCAAAGAATCTGCAGCATAGAAAATCAAGAAGCAAGGACTATGACGTGTACAGTGATGATGATATCTGCAGTCAGGAATCAGAAGACAGTTTCGCTAAAGAGCTTCAGCAGTACATACAAGCTAAAGAGATGGCAAATGTCGCTCAGTCCTTATCACTTCCTGAAGAATCTGTGAAGAAAGAGGGAGCAAAGAATACTCAGAAAG ctgttaaacagaaaaataaaaataaaaaccttaaaaagaatggtaaacagaagaaaatgaaacgaAAATGGCCTGGTGCTGGAGACAAGGGACCAAATGCTTCCCTGAGGAACCGTGGCTCACAGGAACAG GATGGTAAACCTAAAGAGAAGCAGCAGCCTGTGATAATGAGCCAGGGATTCATCAACCAGCACACAGTACAACGCCACGGAAAgcagatttgtaaatattttcttgaaaGGAAATGTATTAAG GGAGACCAGTGTAAATTTGACCATGATGCAGagatagagaagaaaaaggaaatgtgtaAGTTTTATGTGCAAGGATATTGTACCAGAGGCGAAAACTGTCTGTATTTGCATAAT GAATATCCTTGCAAGTTTTACCACACAGGAGCAAAATGTTACCAGGGAGAATATTGCAAGTTTTCACACGCTCCACTGACTGCCGAAACACAGGAACTATTGGCTAAA
- the ZC3H8 gene encoding zinc finger CCCH domain-containing protein 8 isoform X4 gives MMDFENLFSKPPNPALGKKPITDSDERHFGNSTSPKNLQHRKSRSKDYDVYSDDDICSQESEDSFAKELQQYIQAKEMANVAQSLSLPEESVKKEGAKNTQKAVKQKNKNKNLKKNGKQKKMKRKWPGAGDKGPNASLRNRGSQEQDGKPKEKQQPVIMSQGFINQHTVQRHGKQICKYFLERKCIKGDQCKFDHDAEIEKKKEMCKFYVQGYCTRGENCLYLHNEYPCKFYHTGAKCYQGEYCKFSHAPLTAETQELLAKVLDPEKKSS, from the exons ATGATGGATTTTGAGAATCTTTTCTCCAAACCCCCCAACCCGGCTCTCGGCAAGAAACCCATCACGGACTCTGACGAAAG GCACTTCGGAAACTCCACCTCACCAAAGAATCTGCAGCATAGAAAATCAAGAAGCAAGGACTATGACGTGTACAGTGATGATGATATCTGCAGTCAGGAATCAGAAGACAGTTTCGCTAAAGAGCTTCAGCAGTACATACAAGCTAAAGAGATGGCAAATGTCGCTCAGTCCTTATCACTTCCTGAAGAATCTGTGAAGAAAGAGGGAGCAAAGAATACTCAGAAAG ctgttaaacagaaaaataaaaataaaaaccttaaaaagaatggtaaacagaagaaaatgaaacgaAAATGGCCTGGTGCTGGAGACAAGGGACCAAATGCTTCCCTGAGGAACCGTGGCTCACAGGAACAG GATGGTAAACCTAAAGAGAAGCAGCAGCCTGTGATAATGAGCCAGGGATTCATCAACCAGCACACAGTACAACGCCACGGAAAgcagatttgtaaatattttcttgaaaGGAAATGTATTAAG GGAGACCAGTGTAAATTTGACCATGATGCAGagatagagaagaaaaaggaaatgtgtaAGTTTTATGTGCAAGGATATTGTACCAGAGGCGAAAACTGTCTGTATTTGCATAAT GAATATCCTTGCAAGTTTTACCACACAGGAGCAAAATGTTACCAGGGAGAATATTGCAAGTTTTCACACGCTCCACTGACTGCCGAAACACAGGAACTATTGGCTAAA
- the ZC3H8 gene encoding zinc finger CCCH domain-containing protein 8 isoform X3: MMDFENLFSKPPNPALGKKPITDSDERHFGNSTSPKNLQHRKSRSKDYDVYSDDDICSQESEDSFAKELQQYIQAKEMANVAQSLSLPEESVKKEGAKNTQKGKAVKQKNKNKNLKKNGKQKKMKRKWPGAGDKGPNASLRNRGSQEQDGKPKEKQQPVIMSQGFINQHTVQRHGKQICKYFLERKCIKGDQCKFDHDAEIEKKKEMCKFYVQGYCTRGENCLYLHNEYPCKFYHTGAKCYQGEYCKFSHAPLTAETQELLAKVLDPEKKSS; this comes from the exons ATGATGGATTTTGAGAATCTTTTCTCCAAACCCCCCAACCCGGCTCTCGGCAAGAAACCCATCACGGACTCTGACGAAAG GCACTTCGGAAACTCCACCTCACCAAAGAATCTGCAGCATAGAAAATCAAGAAGCAAGGACTATGACGTGTACAGTGATGATGATATCTGCAGTCAGGAATCAGAAGACAGTTTCGCTAAAGAGCTTCAGCAGTACATACAAGCTAAAGAGATGGCAAATGTCGCTCAGTCCTTATCACTTCCTGAAGAATCTGTGAAGAAAGAGGGAGCAAAGAATACTCAGAAAGGTAAAG ctgttaaacagaaaaataaaaataaaaaccttaaaaagaatggtaaacagaagaaaatgaaacgaAAATGGCCTGGTGCTGGAGACAAGGGACCAAATGCTTCCCTGAGGAACCGTGGCTCACAGGAACAG GATGGTAAACCTAAAGAGAAGCAGCAGCCTGTGATAATGAGCCAGGGATTCATCAACCAGCACACAGTACAACGCCACGGAAAgcagatttgtaaatattttcttgaaaGGAAATGTATTAAG GGAGACCAGTGTAAATTTGACCATGATGCAGagatagagaagaaaaaggaaatgtgtaAGTTTTATGTGCAAGGATATTGTACCAGAGGCGAAAACTGTCTGTATTTGCATAAT GAATATCCTTGCAAGTTTTACCACACAGGAGCAAAATGTTACCAGGGAGAATATTGCAAGTTTTCACACGCTCCACTGACTGCCGAAACACAGGAACTATTGGCTAAA